The following are encoded together in the Drosophila takahashii strain IR98-3 E-12201 chromosome X, DtakHiC1v2, whole genome shotgun sequence genome:
- the LOC108055214 gene encoding uncharacterized protein — MSQQNTPKINNDEQSMRCLQCMKVVRCSRYDTGGLLRHIELDHPDLFAVASARVKNIHKLGSLESAVVVNGGSKLSSLTDSDSECIKLKRRFSGEKATRKVPTACPVSQDHVCQKTKKQTCPKTLQKNQIYPKIKAQSSPKSRNPSCSCSEDEAKLFRKMSFKVSVNKWCHADGGSIFCPACGHKRRPVIKSAAELYSGWCSWAKCLFPCLAPPDDGEYLFCSRCNTFLGIHIKAARKFKPNKEYS; from the exons ATGTCCCAGCAGAACACACCGAAGATCAACAACGATGAGCAGAGCATGCGTTGTTTGCAGTGCATGAAGGTGGTGCGATGCTCCCGCTACGATACCGGCGGTCTACTCCGTCACATCGAACTGGATCACCCCGATTTGTTCGCAGTGGCCAGTGCCAGGGTCAAGAACATCCACAAACTGGGATCCTTGGAGTCGGCAGTCGTGGTAAACGGAGGCAGCAAGTTGTCGTCTCTCaccgattccgattcggaGTGCA TTAAGCTCAAGAGGAGGTTTTCTGGAGAGAAGGCGACTAGAAAAGTTCCCACTGCATGTCCAGTTTCCCAGGATCATGTATGTCAGAAGACCAAGAAACAGACGTGTCCAAAAACGCTCCAAAAGAATCAGATTTATCCGAAGATCAAGGCTCAGTCCTCTCCCAAATCCCGGAATCCATCGTGTTCCTGTTCCGAGGACGAGGCGAAGCTCTTCCGGAAGATGTCCTTCAAGGTGTCCGTGAACAAGTGGTGCCACGCAGACGGTGGCAGTATCTTCTGCCCGGCCTGTGGCCACAAGAGACGTCCTGTGATCAAATCCGCCGCCGAATTGTACTCCGGCTGGTGCTCCTGGGCCAAGTGCCTCTTCCCCTGCCTGGCTCCCCCGGATGACGGGGAGTATCTCTTCTGCAGCCGCTGCAACACCTTCCTGGGCATCCACATCAAGGCGGCCAGGAAGTTCAAGCCGAACAAGGAGTATTCCTAG
- the LOC108055213 gene encoding probable serine/threonine-protein kinase kinX gives MCLLAAGASGETMIEVDENGDEYELKRFYIQGRQLSGDGSQSQCVVTRRKRSGRALQSGSVAGSGSGSVSVSSQPLKVEALPAKEHREGGAVLQEVENSNRRYVALTGVHLESPLHEEQEDVEENDDDDQEDDDEVEESQSSSKSQSNFVPAALALPLQQPQQQQQPTSAAHLNQGVSVVANAASHANVAEDAGIVVVQSHQPPKVNPDTHAVFELKPVQSDVDPSSAVSFYPFVQPWEVVDQYGGDDYDEDDYDEEEDYDDFHYGGYDGFFRDQPAFQGLGAYEEHIISEDQPVSTIASWVTGEDDSDIAPVVNKRPNRKNKNKKNQKNKNKNQKNRRQQQKKRKQEAQEEEELTTKRKQKKPQQQDKDKDQKKKKQDKDQKKKKPEQSLENQEVDATPIEVIKKPVAMDSESAVVSASSSSSTSSNSSGSNSTDGQKKKKKKKKPASSSSSSLSQRRTKKKKKQSSSSSSSISISSSNSNKRRRPSSNMGSSSSSSIGGYRRRRPQQQQQLQQQQRRRKTQQQKRRRQQQQQKRRRQQQQQRRRLRNKNRQFYGDEPIINCIYINKDAPTTTTPRPFWNILGRQSEAEANAKSVSPSDSSSEESPVDPVAQQAVLQAVRRNFNEFGGRKRTNLRFVS, from the coding sequence ATGTGCCTGCTGGCCGCCGGGGCCTCCGGTGAGACCATGATCGAGGTGGACGAGAACGGCGACGAGTACGAGCTGAAGCGATTCTACATCCAGGGTCGCCAGCTGAGCGGCGACGGCAGTCAGTCGCAGTGTGTGGTCACCAGGCGCAAGCGATCGGGTCGTGCCCTCCAATCCGGATCGGTAGCGGGTTCGGGATCAGGATCCGTATCGGTTAGCTCCCAGCCGCTGAAGGTGGAGGCTCTGCCAGCCAAGGAGCATCGCGAGGGCGGAGCTGTGCTGCAGGAGGTGGAGAATAGCAATAGGCGTTATGTGGCCCTGACGGGTGTCCACCTGGAGTCGCCGCTCcatgaggagcaggaggatgtGGAGGAGaacgacgatgatgatcaGGAGGATGATGATGAGGTGGAGGAATCCCAATCTTCATCCAAATCGCAGTCGAACTTTGTGCCCGCCGCTTTGGCGTTGCCACttcagcagccgcagcagcagcagcagccgaccAGTGCTGCCCATCTGAACCAGGGCGTCAGTGTGGTGGCCAATGCTGCCAGTCATGCCAATGTGGCCGAGGATGCCGGCATTGTGGTCGTTCAGTCGCACCAGCCGCCCAAGGTCAATCCGGACACCCATGCCGTCTTCGAGCTGAAGCCGGTGCAATCGGATGTGGATCCGTCGTCGGCCGTTAGCTTCTATCCCTTCGTCCAGCCCTGGGAGGTGGTGGATCAGTATGGTGGCGATGACTACGATGAGGATGActacgacgaggaggaggactaCGATGACTTCCACTACGGCGGCTACGATGGCTTCTTCCGGGATCAGCCTGCATTCCAGGGACTGGGCGCCTACGAGGAGCACATCATCAGCGAGGATCAGCCCGTCTCGACGATAGCCAGCTGGGTGACTGGCGAGGATGACAGCGATATTGCTCCTGTGGTCAACAAGCGGCCCAATCGgaagaacaagaacaagaagaaTCAGAAGAATAAGAACAAGAATCAGAAGAACAGGCGACAGCAGCAGAAGAAACGCAAGCAGGAGGCTCAAGAAGAAGAGGAGCTGACTACAAAGAGGAAGCAGAAgaagccgcagcagcaggatAAAGATAAGGatcagaagaagaagaagcaggatAAGGatcagaagaagaagaagccggAGCAGAGTCTGGAGAATCAGGAGGTGGATGCTACCCCCATCGAGGTGATCAAGAAGCCAGTGGCCATGGATTCGGAATCTGCAGTTGTTTCTGCCTCCTCTTCTTCGTCCACCAGCAGCAATTCTTCGGGCAGCAATTCTACAGACgggcagaagaagaagaagaagaagaagaagcctgccagcagcagcagcagcagtctcAGCCAGCGTAGaaccaagaagaagaagaagcaatctagcagcagcagcagcagcatcagcatttcaagcagcaacagcaacaagcgTCGCCgccccagcagcaacatgggTTCTTCCAGCAGCTCCTCCATCGGAGGCTACCGTCGCCGTCgtccgcaacagcagcagcagttgcagcagcagcagcgtcgCCGGAAGACGCAACAGCAGAAGCGTCgccgccagcagcaacagcagaagcGAAgacgccagcagcagcagcagcgccgtAGATTGCGCAACAAGAATCGTCAATTCTACGGCGACGAGCCGATCATCAACTGCATTTACATCAACAAGGATGCCCCGACCACGACCACGCCACGCCCCTTCTGGAACATCCTGGGCAGACAGTCGGAAGCGGAGGCGAATGCCAAGTCGGTGAGCCCCTCGGACTCTTCTTCCGAAGAATCGCCCGTGGATCCGGTGGCCCAGCAGGCGGTTCTTCAGGCGGTGCGTCGCAACTTCAACGAGTTCGGCGGCAGGAAGCGCACCAATCTGCGATTCGTGTCCTAG
- the Ssu72 gene encoding RNA polymerase II subunit A C-terminal domain phosphatase SSU72: MTDPSKLSVAVVCSSNMNRSMEAHNFLAKKGFNVRSYGTGERVKLPGMAFDKPNVYEFGTSYEDIYRDLEAKDKEFYTQNGLLHMLDRNRRIKKCPERFQETKEQFDIIVTVEERVYDLVVLHMESMDSVDNRPVHVLNVDVVDNAEDALMGAFLITDMINLMAKSTDLDNDIDEMIQEFEERRNRVILHSVLFY; encoded by the exons ATGACTGATCCCAGCAAGCTTTCGGTGGCCGTCGTCTGCTCCTCGAACATGAACCGCTCGATGGAGGCGCACAACTTCCTGGCCAAGAAGGGCTTCAATGTGCGCTCCTACGGCACCGGCGAGCGCGTCAAGCTGCCCGGCATGGCGTTCGACAAGCCGAATGTGTATGAATTCGGGACCAGCTACGAGGACATCTACCGCGACCTGGAGGCCAAGGACAAGGAATT CTACACACAGAACGGCCTGCTGCACATGCTCGACCGCAATCGGCGCATCAAGAAGTGCCCGGAGCGCTTCCAGGAGACCAAGGAGCAGTTCGACATCATTGTCACCGTGGAGGAGCGCGTCTACGACCTGGTCGTGCTGCACATGGAGTCCATGGACTCGGTGGACAATCGGCCAGTGCACGTACTCAACGTGGATGTGGTGGACAATGCGGAGGATGCACTAATGGGCGCCTTTCTCATCACCGATATGATCAACTTG ATGGCCAAGTCCACGGACCTAGACAACGACATCGACGAGATGATCCAGGAGTTCGAGGAGCGCCGCAACCGGGTCATCCTGCACTCGGTGCTCTTCTACTGA
- the Zw gene encoding glucose-6-phosphate 1-dehydrogenase isoform X1 — MATQKDDQDHTALDLIIKSLKSPTMVCEGTHFDGKIPHTFVIFGASGDLAKKKIYPTLWWLYRDDLLPKPTKFCGYARSKLTIAGLKEQCRQYMKVQPHEQKKYEEFWALNEYVSGSYDGRTGFELLNQQLELMENKNKANRIFYLALPPSVFEEVTVNIKQICMSVCGWNRVIVEKPFGRDDASSQALSDHLAKLFHEEQLYRIDHYLGKEMVQNLMTIRFGNKILSSTWNRENIASVLITFKEPFGTQGRGGYFDEFGIIRDVMQNHLLQILSLVAMEKPVSCHPDDIRDEKVKVLKSIEALTLDDMVLGQYLGNPQGANDDARTGYLEDPTVSNDSNTPTYALGVLKINNERWQGVPFILRCGKALNERKAEVRIQYQDVPGDIFEGSTKRNELVIRVQPGEALYFKMMTKSPGITFDIEETELDLTYEHRYKDSYLPDAYERLILDVFCGSQMHFVRSDELREAWRIFTPILHQIERERVKPITYQYGSRGPKQADRKCEENNFKYSGSYKWHGGKAASANL, encoded by the exons ATGGCAACGCAAAAGGATG ATCAGGATCACACCGCCCTGGATCTCATCATAAAGTCGCTCAAGTCCCCGACGATGGTCTGCGAGGGCACCCACTTCGACGGCAAGATCCCGCACACTTTCGTCATCTTCGGGGCGTCCGGGGATCTGGCCAAGAAGAAGATCTACCCGACGCTGTGGTGGCTATACCGCGATGACCTTCTGCCCAAGCCCACAAAGTTCTGCGGCTATGCGCGTTCCAAGCTGACGATCGCTGGCCTCAAGGAGCAGTGTCGGCAGTACATGAAG GTCCAGCCACACGAGCAGAAGAAGTACGAGGAGTTCTGGGCCCTCAACGAGTACGTTTCCGGGAGCTACGACGGACGCACTGGGTTCGAGCTGCTGAATCAACAACTGGAGCTTATGGAGAACAAGAACAAGGCGAACCGCATCTTCTACCTGGCTCTGCCACCCAGTGTTTTCGAGGAGGTGACCGTTAACATCAAGCAGATATGCATGTCGGTTTG CGGCTGGAACCGCGTGATCGTCGAGAAGCCCTTCGGGCGGGACGACGCCTCTTCGCAGGCGCTGAGCGACCACCTGGCCAAGCTGTTCCACGAGGAGCAGCTGTACCGGATCGACCACTACCTGGGCAAGGAGATGGTCCAGAACCTGATGACCATTCGCTTCGGCAACAAGATCCTCAGCTCGACGTGGAACCGCGAGAACATCGCCTCGGTGCTGATCACCTTCAAGGAGCCGTTCGGCACCCAGGGACGCGGCGGCTACTTCGATGAGTTCGGCATCATTCGCGACGTCATGCAGAATCACCTCCTGCAGATCCTCTCGCTGGTGGCCATGGAGAAGCCGGTCAGCTGTCATCCGGACGACATTCGCGACGAGAAGGTCAAGGTGCTCAAGAGCATCGAAGCCCTGACCCTGGACGACATGGTGCTTGGCCAGTATCTCGGTAATCCGCAGGGTGCCAACGATGATGCCCGAACTGGCTACCTGGAGGATCCGACGGTTAGCAATGACTCCAACACGCCCACCTACGCCCTCGGCGTCCTGAAGATCAACAACGAGCGCTGGCAGGGCGTGCCCTTCATCCTGCGCTGCGGCAAGGCTCTCAACGAGCGCAAGGCCGAGGTGCGGATCCAGTACCAGGACGTCCCCGGCGACATCTTCGAGGGCAGCACCAAGCGCAACGAGCTGGTCATTCGCGTCCAGCCTGGAGAGGCCCTGTACTTCAAGATGATGACCAAGAGCCCGGGCATCACCTTCGATATCGAGGAGACCGAGCTGGATCTGACGTACGAGCATCGGTACAAGGACTCCTACCTGCCCGACGCCTACGAGCGGCTCATTCTCGACGTCTTCTGCGGCTCCCAGATGCACTTCGTCCGCTCCGACGAGCTGCGCGAGGCGTGGCGCATCTTCACGCCCATTCTCCACCAGATCGAGCGGGAGCGCGTCAAGCCGATCACCTACCAGTACGGTTCCCGGGGACCCAAGCAGGCGGACCGCAAGTGCGAGGAGAACAACTTCAAGTACTCCGGTTCCTACAAGTGGCACGGCGGCAAGGCGGCCTCCGCCAATCTGTGA
- the Zw gene encoding glucose-6-phosphate 1-dehydrogenase isoform X2, giving the protein MVCEGTHFDGKIPHTFVIFGASGDLAKKKIYPTLWWLYRDDLLPKPTKFCGYARSKLTIAGLKEQCRQYMKVQPHEQKKYEEFWALNEYVSGSYDGRTGFELLNQQLELMENKNKANRIFYLALPPSVFEEVTVNIKQICMSVCGWNRVIVEKPFGRDDASSQALSDHLAKLFHEEQLYRIDHYLGKEMVQNLMTIRFGNKILSSTWNRENIASVLITFKEPFGTQGRGGYFDEFGIIRDVMQNHLLQILSLVAMEKPVSCHPDDIRDEKVKVLKSIEALTLDDMVLGQYLGNPQGANDDARTGYLEDPTVSNDSNTPTYALGVLKINNERWQGVPFILRCGKALNERKAEVRIQYQDVPGDIFEGSTKRNELVIRVQPGEALYFKMMTKSPGITFDIEETELDLTYEHRYKDSYLPDAYERLILDVFCGSQMHFVRSDELREAWRIFTPILHQIERERVKPITYQYGSRGPKQADRKCEENNFKYSGSYKWHGGKAASANL; this is encoded by the exons ATGGTCTGCGAGGGCACCCACTTCGACGGCAAGATCCCGCACACTTTCGTCATCTTCGGGGCGTCCGGGGATCTGGCCAAGAAGAAGATCTACCCGACGCTGTGGTGGCTATACCGCGATGACCTTCTGCCCAAGCCCACAAAGTTCTGCGGCTATGCGCGTTCCAAGCTGACGATCGCTGGCCTCAAGGAGCAGTGTCGGCAGTACATGAAG GTCCAGCCACACGAGCAGAAGAAGTACGAGGAGTTCTGGGCCCTCAACGAGTACGTTTCCGGGAGCTACGACGGACGCACTGGGTTCGAGCTGCTGAATCAACAACTGGAGCTTATGGAGAACAAGAACAAGGCGAACCGCATCTTCTACCTGGCTCTGCCACCCAGTGTTTTCGAGGAGGTGACCGTTAACATCAAGCAGATATGCATGTCGGTTTG CGGCTGGAACCGCGTGATCGTCGAGAAGCCCTTCGGGCGGGACGACGCCTCTTCGCAGGCGCTGAGCGACCACCTGGCCAAGCTGTTCCACGAGGAGCAGCTGTACCGGATCGACCACTACCTGGGCAAGGAGATGGTCCAGAACCTGATGACCATTCGCTTCGGCAACAAGATCCTCAGCTCGACGTGGAACCGCGAGAACATCGCCTCGGTGCTGATCACCTTCAAGGAGCCGTTCGGCACCCAGGGACGCGGCGGCTACTTCGATGAGTTCGGCATCATTCGCGACGTCATGCAGAATCACCTCCTGCAGATCCTCTCGCTGGTGGCCATGGAGAAGCCGGTCAGCTGTCATCCGGACGACATTCGCGACGAGAAGGTCAAGGTGCTCAAGAGCATCGAAGCCCTGACCCTGGACGACATGGTGCTTGGCCAGTATCTCGGTAATCCGCAGGGTGCCAACGATGATGCCCGAACTGGCTACCTGGAGGATCCGACGGTTAGCAATGACTCCAACACGCCCACCTACGCCCTCGGCGTCCTGAAGATCAACAACGAGCGCTGGCAGGGCGTGCCCTTCATCCTGCGCTGCGGCAAGGCTCTCAACGAGCGCAAGGCCGAGGTGCGGATCCAGTACCAGGACGTCCCCGGCGACATCTTCGAGGGCAGCACCAAGCGCAACGAGCTGGTCATTCGCGTCCAGCCTGGAGAGGCCCTGTACTTCAAGATGATGACCAAGAGCCCGGGCATCACCTTCGATATCGAGGAGACCGAGCTGGATCTGACGTACGAGCATCGGTACAAGGACTCCTACCTGCCCGACGCCTACGAGCGGCTCATTCTCGACGTCTTCTGCGGCTCCCAGATGCACTTCGTCCGCTCCGACGAGCTGCGCGAGGCGTGGCGCATCTTCACGCCCATTCTCCACCAGATCGAGCGGGAGCGCGTCAAGCCGATCACCTACCAGTACGGTTCCCGGGGACCCAAGCAGGCGGACCGCAAGTGCGAGGAGAACAACTTCAAGTACTCCGGTTCCTACAAGTGGCACGGCGGCAAGGCGGCCTCCGCCAATCTGTGA
- the et gene encoding cytokine receptor, producing MGWRMLVLLMLLMLVACGRAAGNQNVKCSIKVSDLRVGEVSEATCTCINAENESLQIYVEKEGTFNGTRNGNVLLYRSTKLDQKFYQRHECLVNGNLYASAYVNVYPRLEVTDFRCSYWDVEYRCQFAQMEEHFFKDETHYQLSRNSDKPVECSKNEKRRVLCQVPANRGDVPGGTFHLLMSDNLGNQTQQFPLKQTDVEVLDWPEGRDGSLNSTDKAKANEPTCYWWNGPVAHRTGRMVEWNVMLRHEDPRLSRNLTVHQMRIHAMQEKICFASPPEGNQRFHVSLRRRFEIPNAQWSLIWNLEKELETEISLPARPPTFLANGFAYEPKKKELRVHWEQLRNVEFNGPQPKYLVTSDNGKVDKIFKSSAIITEWDEEKPGTVEVWSQNVKGKSENSSRLEVPGLRDVQERQVTRYRYDEKSYILTWNKPERQEHLEGYMVYWCQFSVEIENDCNDNASIASQFTRYPEFNFTSRTSGDYFRRGVSTNYSDGPSGGIAWLPGNQNSPEEESAYLRYVEGSIALVVVLLVIFLVVRKLRKMADIRVELPDMSNDMMMVNCVDLAAEEPKYPGSIPAEKFYEPPLKSVTFEEPDIELQAMPIDQPRPPAAPSNQYVCMAAPSSDGYIKPPPGR from the exons ATGGGCTGGAGGatgctggtgctgctgatgctgctgatgctggtgGCCTGTGGACGAGCGGCGGGTAACCAGAACGTGAAGTGCTCCATTAAGGTCTCCGATTTGAGGGTCGGCGAAGTGAGCGAGGCAACCTGCACATGTATCAACGCCGAGAACGAGTCCTTGCAGATTTACGTGGAAAAAGAGGGAACATTTAATGGAACCAGGAACGGCAACGTGCTGCTCTACAGGAGTACCAAACTCGATCAGAAATTCTATCAAAGACACGAGTGCCTTGTGAATGGTAACCTATATGCCAGTGCCTACGTCAACGTGTATCCCCGACTGGAAGTGACGGACTTCCGGTGCAGCTACTGGGATGTGGAGTACAGATGCCAGTTTGCGCAGATGGAGGAGCATTTCTTCAAGGACGAGACCCACTACCAGCTGTCGCGGAACTCGGACAAGCCGGTCGAATGCTCGAAGAACGAGAAGCGCCGCGTGCTGTGCCAAGTGCCCGCCAATCGAGGCGATGTTCCCGGCGGAACCTTCCACCTGCTCATGAGCGACAATTTGGGCAACCAGACTCAGCAGTTCCCGCTAAAGCAGACCGATGTGGAGGTGCTGGATTGGCCAGAGGGCAGAGATGGAAGCCTAAATTCCACGGACAAGGCGAAAGCTAACGAACCAACCTGCTATTGGTGGAACGGTCCAGTTGCCCATCGAACTGGCCGGATGGTTGAGTGGAATGTGATGCTGCGGCACGAGGATCCCCGCCTGTCCAGGAATCTCACGGTGCACCAGATGCGGATCCACGCGATGCAGGAGAAGATTTGCTTTGCCAGCCCACCGGAAGGCAATCAGCGGTTCCATGTGAGTCTCAGGCGCCGCTTTGAGATCCCGAACGCCCAGTGGTCGCTGATCTGGAACCTCGAGAAAGAATTGGAAACGGAAATCAGCCTGCCCGCTCGCCCGCCCACATTTCTGGCCAATGGCTTCGCCTATGAGCCCAAAAAGAAGGAGCTGAGGGTTCACTGGGAGCAGCTGAGGAACGTGGAGTTCAACGGACCCCAGCCAAAATACCTGGTGACCAGCGACAATGG CAAAGTGGATAAGATCTTCAAGAGTTCGGCGATCATCACGGAATGGGATGAGGAAAAACCAGGCACGGTGGAGGTGTGGAGCCAGAATGTCAAGGGGAAATCCGAGAACAGCAGCCGCTTGGAAGTGCCCGGACTGAGGGACGTCCAGGAGCGGCAGGTGACCCGGTATAGATACGACGAGAAAAGCTACATCCTCACCTGGAACAAGCCGGAGAGGCAGGAGCATCTGGAGGGCTACATGGTCTATTGGTGCCAGTTCTCCGTGGAGATTGAGAACGATTGCAATGACAACGCCTCCATAGCGTCGCAATTCACCCGGTATCCGGAGTTCAATTTCACCAGCCGAACTTCGGGCGACTACTTCCGCCGCGGCGTGTCGACCAACTATTCGGATGGTCCGAGTGGAGGAATCGCCTGGTTGCCGGGCAACCAGAACAGCCCCGAGGAGGAGTCCGCGTACCTGCGGTATGTGGAGGGCAGCATCGCTTTGGTGGTGGTGCTCCTGGTGATCTTCCTCGTGGTCCGCAAGCTGCGCAAAATGGCCGACATTCGCGTGGAGCTGCCCGATATGAGCAACGATATGATGATGGTGAACTGTGTGGATTTGGCAGCCGAGGAGCCCAAATATCCGGGCTCCATACCTGCGGAAAAGTTCTATGAACCGCCACTGAAGAGCGTCACCTTCGAGGAGCCCGACATCGAGCTCCAGGCGATGCCGATCGATCAGCCACGTCCACCCGCCGCCCCGTCGAATCAATATGTCTGCATGGCGGCTCCCAGCAGCGATGGCTATATAAAGCCTCCTCCTGGACGATGA